The sequence below is a genomic window from Hyla sarda isolate aHylSar1 unplaced genomic scaffold, aHylSar1.hap1 scaffold_38, whole genome shotgun sequence.
GAACTGACACTAAAATTGTTACAGAGTAGCAAACAGATACAACTAGATGTTATATGAACACCACGATACCAGTTTCTCTAATATGGAGAATATAGTCAAGCCGGGAGCTTGTGTCTCTTCTTGAGGATCTAGGACAAAGGCATATgcattgtagtgtgtgtgtgtgtgtgtgtgtgtgtgtgtgtgtgtgtgtatatatatatatatatatatatatatatatatatatatatatatatatatatatatatatatatacacacacacacacacacacacacatttctcACCCACTCTtaatttgttttatataaaacgCAGGTTATACTACAGTGTATGTAATGAGTATTTAAAAGCTACATTTTAATAATCGGTTCAAaggttttggggtaaaattaagaGGTCAAAGTGTCCAAAGTGTCTCCTGATGATATGTATGATTGGCAATGCGCCCCAAGACTTCTGTAAACCCTCGGCCTCCTCCCCTTACATCCTGGGCTCTAATTCCTCAGTATATCTGCGCTCCTGTCCTGTTCTGCCCCAGTAAACCCCAACAGGATTCCCCAAATACACCAGACTATGATGGCGCTTCCTTCTCTTCAGGATCTCTGCTGTCTGGAGGAAAATACACGGGCTCCGGGGAGTGTTCGGTCGGTAAGAGAGGAGGAAGATGCCGCAGGTATAAGATATGATCCGACTGAAGCTCTGGATGTGGAACTGGTGGGGTCGGCGGGTGATCTCCGGGCTGCTCAGCGGTGAGAAGAGAGCGGGAGAAAGGAGACAGGGATAGCGGGAACCGGCGAGGACAGCGGAGGGAGCGGAGAGCAGTGAGGGGGTCAGAGGGGCTGAAGATGAAGAATAAGGGAAGAGAACAAAGGAGAAGATTCTGAGAAGGAAAGTAATAATCCTGATCCAGATATAAGACGATCCGGACTTTCTGTGGGATCCTTCACAGACTGTATTGTATCCGCAGATCCCTCGTCTATTCAGTGATGATCTCTGGGATCTATTACAGAATTGAGGATTCCTATCTATTATTATGTATAGACGATATAACATTATAGTGACGTCATACACGTCTTGGAGATAAAGCTCTATACTGCCCATTACTCTATTACAGTCTCTGCTCATTAACCCCTAATACTCCTGAGAAGTCTCGTTGAGAGCAGGAAGGGGAGTTACAAAAGTATACAATGTAACAACAATGTATGAATAAGaataaacaaatgaataaataactAATGTATCAACGTGGAAACTAACAGACAGGAGTCCATCATAAAGAGTGAATAAGATGTGTTTGTCCTGGAGAGACTGCACAAAACAAAGAATTTATTACTTTATAATGTTTCCCCGTTGTGGATGGGCTGTGGgtctggtgtcatctatataatACATGACATGGAcattctgtaacacagtaggtgacATGTCCCTAATGTacatgggccgtgacgtcatcgtTCTCTCTGCACATTTACAATGGAAGTATAAAAGACATCATTCTATCAGAGACATGAGGATTTATGGTTATAGAGACTTATACCGTGTTATATCCCGTTTCGAACCTGTAGGGTGGAGTCTAGTTTGTGGACTTAGCCTGTTACATCTGTATGAATTCACATTGTTATCTATATAAACCATTTATATTAATATGATACATTATAATTCCGTGCATTGTATAAGGTAAATacaatattttattacattattaattAGAAGATAATAAAGAAGAAGAGTTTTATTGTCCGCCCGGGCTGGAGTTCCTCTTGGATGTCGGCAGTCTGATGCTTGCTGTGCGGCTCTCCACCTTTCCCGAGCACAGGAGCTGGGATTCAGCAGGCGGGCTGGCTTTATACAATTGTTGTGTGGAATACAAATATGACATGGAAGTATCAGTACAGCGGCCGGGATAGGGCTTTCTCTCCCAGGTAtaatgttctctgttatcaggacCATATACACAACCAATATAAGAATCCCCGATGTCATCCTGGTAATGTACAAGCAGGTCCTGTAATGGAGATAATCTGTGAGAGAAATCACAATAGGATCCTCGGGGTCATCACTTAATAGACGAGGGATCTGGGGATGGAAGACATTCTGTGAGGGGGAAGGATCCTACAGAGAATACGGAGTCTCTTGTATCTGGATCAGGATTCTGACTTTATTTCTCAGAATCTTCTTTGTTCTCCTCACTTCTCCTTCCATCTTCAGCCCCTCTGACCCCGTCACTGCTCTCCGCTCCCTCCGCTCTGTCCTCGCCGGTTCCCGCTATCACTGTCTCCTTTCTCACCGCTGAGCAGCCCGGACACGATCCTCCGACCCGACCACTTCTACTTCCAGAGCTTCAGTCGGGGACCGGATCAGATCTTATACCTGGCATCTCCTTCCTCAGTTCCCGGCCCGAACACTCCCCGAAGCCGGATCAGCTGTGACAGCTCCTGCCCGGTGGCTTCAAAACACGTTGGAGATTACAAAGAATAACAACAGGGAGATGACATAATTCCCCATCATGGAGAATCTGTATCCCCTTCCCCCTGACCTCCTGCACAGCCGGGATGTGAGAGAATATCCCCAGGGGTAGGAGCCCCAGCTCTAGGTCCaaatcctgctcctcctccccccgcacccgggccatgtgctctctgcagacatgagGAGACATCTGCGGGTGTTATGggtcgggaagctgtaaggaagatgaaggagagaacagtcatcacatCTACTTGTGGACAACTCCCCCCATCATCTCCGGGTCAGTAAATGGACACGTTGTccgtattatatctatatatcaggaCAGGGAGCTGGCAGTGAGCGGAGGCGCCGCCTGTGTTACCCTCCGGGGCTCTCAGCAGCTCCAGGCCGTCTCCGCATCGTGCAATCAGCTTCCTGGACGGTAGATGTTGTAGTAAAGATCCGTGTGATGGTGACCGGTGCCGGGAATAGAAGGAACGATCCCCAGCAGCAGATTTATATTCccggatacacagtgatgtgcagATCGGGAAGACTGTGATGGAGATCCCGGGGCCTCCTCCCGGCTCCTTCCCGGCACCTCCGCCACCTCCGGGTATAAACTGTTAGGGGGGATGTTGGGGAGGAATAAGACACGGAGAAGGGGAGCTCGCCTGTCCGGTTCTAGCCGCTAAAGATCTTTTATCCCGGGCAGGGAAGCACAAGGTTGTAGCGGAACTTCGCCCGGGTCCAGACGGGATGGGGCGGGGCCTGTGCTCTGTGTCAGCCAATAGCAGCTCCGGACGGTGACATCTCAGCAGCCAATCATTGCGCAGCCGCTGTACATATAAGAGGCGCCAGCAGCTCCGGTCTCAGCATTTATCGTTCACGATATTTTTGAGTTCTAAGATGGCAGAAACCGCACCAGTCGCTGCTCCTCCCGCCGAACCGGCCGCAAAATCCAAGAAGCAGCCGAAGAAATCAGCTGCCAAGAAAAGCCACAAACCCTCCGGTCCCAGCGTGTCCGAGCTGCTCGTTAAAGCCGTGTCCGCCTCTAAGGAGCGCAGTGGGGTGTCTCTGGCTGCCCTGAAGAAGGCTCTGGCTGCCGGAGGATACGATGTAGACCGAAACAACGGCCGCCTGAAGCTGGCCATCAAGGGGCTGGTGACCAAGGGAACCCTGCTCCAGGTGAAAGGCAGCGGCGCCTCCGGATCCTTCAAGATCAACAAGAAGCAGCAGGAGACCAAGGACAAGGAGGCCAAGAAGAAGCCGGCGGCTGCGGCCAAGAAACCTGCAGCAGCTAAGAAATCAACCAAATCCCCTAAGAAGCCAAAGAAGGCTCCGAGCGCGGCCAAGAGCCCGAAGAAAGCCAAGAAGCCTGCAGCGGCCAAGAGCCCCAAGAAGCCGAAGGCTGCCCCCAAGAAGGTGACCAAGAGCCCGGCTAAGAAGGCGGCCAAACCCAAAGCTGCCAAGAGCCCTGCTAAGAAGGCGGCCAAACCCAAAGCTGCCAAAAGCCCGGCAAAGAAGGTGACTAAAGCCAAGAAGAGCGCGGCTAAGAAATAATCGGGAGCCTCGTCCTGTACTTATCCCTCAAAGGCTCTTTTCAGAGCCACCACCTCCTCCCACCAGAGCTGTATGATCACCGCCCGTGTAACACCGGGATGTATAAAGAATATAATACAGTgatataaatcccttctatattatcatcactttattatattt
It includes:
- the LOC130332622 gene encoding histone H1B-like, which gives rise to MAETAPVAAPPAEPAAKSKKQPKKSAAKKSHKPSGPSVSELLVKAVSASKERSGVSLAALKKALAAGGYDVDRNNGRLKLAIKGLVTKGTLLQVKGSGASGSFKINKKQQETKDKEAKKKPAAAAKKPAAAKKSTKSPKKPKKAPSAAKSPKKAKKPAAAKSPKKPKAAPKKVTKSPAKKAAKPKAAKSPAKKAAKPKAAKSPAKKVTKAKKSAAKK